In Thalassoglobus sp. JC818, a single window of DNA contains:
- the lpxI gene encoding UDP-2,3-diacylglucosamine diphosphatase LpxI (LpxI, functionally equivalent to LpxH, replaces it in LPS biosynthesis in a minority of bacteria.) has product MSDSHRARILPMPTQQHRIGLLAGWGRFPVHFAQAAQAQGYSVQCMGIEGMVSEELADVCDDFRTAPLARIGNAIRYFHRRKVENAVMAGKVEKRVLFDPFRLWRLWPDLRTINMWLRHCTNKKDDTLLLAVIREFERDGIHFRSALDFCPEILVKHGFLTQRHPSASQWKDIHFGWELAKRMGDLDIGQTVVVNDTAVIAVEAIEGTDECIRRAGTLCRRGGMTVVKVAKPNQDLRFDVPTIGLQTIQTMRESGARILAIESGMTILLDEQEVLNLANKLGIAIVSVKGEELRLRAVA; this is encoded by the coding sequence ATGTCGGACTCGCACCGAGCACGCATCCTGCCCATGCCAACTCAGCAACACCGGATCGGACTTCTGGCCGGTTGGGGCCGATTCCCTGTGCACTTTGCCCAAGCCGCTCAGGCACAGGGTTATTCCGTGCAGTGCATGGGAATCGAAGGCATGGTCTCTGAAGAGCTGGCTGACGTTTGCGACGACTTCCGAACTGCTCCACTGGCCCGAATTGGTAATGCGATTCGTTACTTTCATCGCCGCAAAGTCGAGAACGCAGTGATGGCGGGGAAAGTCGAAAAGCGAGTTCTATTCGACCCGTTTCGTCTCTGGCGACTCTGGCCGGACTTGCGAACGATCAACATGTGGCTTCGTCACTGCACCAATAAGAAGGACGACACCCTGCTATTGGCGGTGATTCGGGAATTTGAGCGGGACGGCATTCACTTTCGGTCCGCGTTGGATTTTTGCCCGGAGATTCTTGTGAAACATGGATTTCTCACTCAACGACATCCGTCCGCTTCCCAATGGAAAGACATCCATTTCGGCTGGGAACTCGCCAAGCGGATGGGAGACCTCGACATCGGTCAAACCGTCGTTGTGAATGACACAGCTGTCATTGCTGTTGAGGCCATCGAAGGGACCGACGAGTGTATTCGTCGCGCTGGGACGCTTTGCCGCCGCGGCGGAATGACCGTCGTCAAAGTCGCCAAGCCGAACCAGGACTTGCGTTTTGACGTCCCGACGATCGGTCTGCAAACCATCCAAACGATGCGAGAGTCTGGCGCACGCATTCTCGCGATCGAGTCCGGCATGACAATCCTGCTCGACGAGCAGGAAGTTTTGAACCTGGCCAACAAGCTCGGAATCGCCATCGTTTCGGTGAAGGGTGAAGAGCTTCGACTGCGTGCTGTCGCCTGA
- the larB gene encoding nickel pincer cofactor biosynthesis protein LarB → MNSGRNESEIRQLLESLLAGEQSIDAAARQLAQQSSTTTSIGSDAEVRLDVGRQTRCGFPEVVYAPGKTNEQIVTAFRMLQDADQNCLATRCDAEQAEAILSEFPEAIHHPAARTVRIQRHFEQTGKVAVITAGTSDRPVALEAVETLTWMNIQNDLFIDVGVAGPQRFLAVKDELADCDAVVVVAGMEGALPSMVAGWLSCPVVAVPTSVGYGASFSGVAALLSMLNSCASNVTVVNIDAGFKGGFVAGLIASNCHR, encoded by the coding sequence ATGAATTCTGGTCGCAACGAATCTGAAATCCGCCAACTTCTGGAATCTCTACTTGCTGGTGAGCAATCGATTGACGCAGCCGCCCGGCAACTGGCGCAACAATCCTCGACGACCACTTCCATCGGCTCAGACGCTGAAGTTCGACTCGACGTCGGTCGACAAACTCGATGCGGCTTCCCGGAAGTTGTATACGCTCCGGGAAAAACCAACGAACAAATCGTCACCGCGTTTCGAATGCTGCAAGACGCTGACCAGAACTGTCTCGCGACACGTTGCGACGCTGAACAAGCTGAGGCGATTCTCTCCGAGTTTCCCGAAGCCATCCATCATCCCGCAGCACGGACTGTTCGAATTCAACGACACTTCGAACAGACAGGCAAAGTTGCCGTCATCACAGCTGGCACATCCGACCGTCCTGTCGCGCTGGAAGCAGTTGAGACACTCACCTGGATGAACATCCAGAACGATCTTTTCATTGATGTCGGTGTCGCTGGTCCGCAGCGTTTTCTGGCGGTCAAAGATGAACTCGCTGATTGCGATGCAGTCGTTGTCGTCGCAGGAATGGAAGGAGCACTGCCTTCGATGGTCGCAGGTTGGCTCAGTTGTCCCGTCGTCGCCGTCCCGACAAGCGTCGGATACGGAGCATCTTTTTCAGGCGTGGCTGCACTGCTGTCCATGCTCAACAGCTGCGCTTCGAACGTGACCGTGGTCAATATCGATGCTGGCTTTAAAGGGGGATTCGTAGCTGGGCTGATTGCTTCGAATTGTCATCGATAA
- a CDS encoding lipase family protein — MSSSEPDYQFRSAPLTGPLSDRSELQRSLVLGELAYIAYLDEDSAQSTVRPLQLLETLFVEEDGAQAYVFKTEWDCIVACRGTEPTEWNDLKADVNATMAVAETVGRVHRGFKQEVDDLWPQLFKELEANRKTLWFTGHSLGGAMATICAGRCHQAKLDPAPMELHTFGSPRVGNKRFVNSVPLTHYRWVNNNDLVTRVPPMWLGYRHTGKLMYIDSNGQYGRVSKAQYAQDCWNGFWTGLKKGEFDLLADHSMTCYLDGIETGIRAEDDHSR, encoded by the coding sequence ATGAGTTCGTCGGAGCCGGATTACCAGTTTCGATCGGCACCGTTGACTGGGCCACTTTCTGATCGCTCTGAATTGCAGCGTTCTTTGGTCCTGGGTGAACTGGCCTATATCGCGTATCTGGACGAAGATAGCGCTCAGTCGACTGTGCGTCCTCTTCAGCTGTTGGAAACGTTATTCGTCGAAGAGGATGGAGCGCAGGCATACGTCTTCAAAACAGAATGGGACTGCATCGTCGCCTGTCGGGGAACGGAACCGACAGAGTGGAATGACCTGAAGGCCGACGTCAATGCGACGATGGCTGTAGCGGAAACAGTGGGCCGCGTGCATCGAGGGTTCAAGCAGGAAGTCGACGACCTCTGGCCACAACTCTTTAAAGAACTCGAAGCGAACCGTAAGACGTTATGGTTCACTGGGCACTCGCTGGGGGGAGCAATGGCCACAATTTGCGCAGGACGTTGCCATCAGGCAAAATTGGACCCTGCTCCAATGGAACTGCACACGTTCGGGAGTCCTCGAGTCGGCAACAAACGCTTCGTTAATTCGGTCCCGCTTACGCACTATCGCTGGGTCAATAACAATGACTTGGTAACACGCGTGCCCCCCATGTGGCTTGGATATCGACACACTGGAAAGCTGATGTACATCGATTCAAACGGTCAGTACGGACGCGTTTCCAAAGCTCAGTATGCTCAAGACTGTTGGAACGGGTTCTGGACAGGACTTAAGAAAGGGGAGTTCGATCTCCTCGCCGATCATTCAATGACCTGCTATCTGGACGGCATCGAAACCGGAATCCGTGCTGAGGATGACCATTCGAGATAG
- a CDS encoding sigma-54 dependent transcriptional regulator has product MAASDEYKKTERILIADDEPLFLRTTGELLRKSGFECVCVPDANSALAELEKGDFDLVLSDLNMPGNLKLELLRKHSDLQPEIPLIVITGVPTLPSAIESVRLGIADYLVKPVKFDDLLNSVKKALANSRRTQIKYPRGRTKPAEKSNRIIGECAKLRELLEIINRVATTDANVLITGESGTGKEVIAREIHERSHRRAGRFQVIDCTSVPEALFESMLFGHKKGAFTGAVDDAEGLLKQCDGGTAFFDELGELPAPLQAKLLRAVQEQTFTPVGSHIPVSVDTRFVCATNRDLELEVASGRFRRDLYYRLGVIHLELPPLRDRGNDILLLADYFLEELRPEDSPALKITAESQAALMSYAWPGNIRELRNVMDRAIALSNSDEITTADLPERIRSQGKIDSPVHEAVPILKASIDLVEPQSESKEVQTREEAIDQAEHQYLVGLLKACSGNVSEAARQANLSRQGLHKLLNKHDLKAAEFRNPVEKNGE; this is encoded by the coding sequence ATGGCTGCTTCAGACGAGTACAAGAAGACCGAGAGAATTCTCATTGCCGATGATGAACCTCTTTTTCTTCGGACGACTGGTGAGCTGCTGCGAAAGTCGGGGTTCGAATGTGTCTGCGTCCCCGATGCAAATTCTGCTCTGGCCGAGTTAGAGAAGGGAGACTTTGATCTCGTTCTCTCGGACTTGAACATGCCCGGAAATCTCAAGTTGGAGTTGCTCCGAAAGCACAGCGACCTTCAACCGGAAATTCCGCTGATTGTCATAACCGGTGTGCCGACTCTGCCATCAGCGATTGAGAGCGTACGGCTTGGGATTGCTGACTATCTGGTGAAGCCTGTTAAGTTTGATGATCTGCTCAACAGTGTCAAAAAGGCTTTGGCCAACAGTCGTCGAACGCAAATCAAGTATCCGCGCGGTCGAACGAAGCCGGCGGAGAAATCGAATCGCATCATTGGTGAGTGTGCGAAGCTGCGAGAACTTCTCGAGATCATCAATCGTGTCGCGACGACTGACGCAAACGTGCTCATCACCGGCGAAAGCGGAACCGGGAAAGAAGTGATTGCGCGTGAGATTCATGAACGCAGTCATCGGAGGGCAGGGCGGTTTCAGGTCATCGATTGCACTTCCGTCCCGGAAGCTCTTTTCGAGTCGATGTTGTTCGGACACAAAAAGGGAGCTTTCACCGGGGCGGTTGATGATGCAGAAGGCTTATTGAAACAGTGCGACGGGGGAACGGCATTTTTCGACGAACTTGGGGAACTTCCTGCTCCGCTGCAGGCGAAATTACTGAGGGCTGTCCAGGAACAGACGTTTACTCCAGTCGGAAGTCATATACCCGTTTCGGTTGATACTCGGTTTGTCTGTGCAACGAACCGAGATCTTGAACTTGAGGTCGCTTCCGGCAGGTTTCGACGGGATTTGTACTACCGATTGGGAGTCATCCATCTGGAATTGCCACCTCTCCGCGACCGTGGAAACGACATTCTTTTATTGGCCGATTATTTTCTCGAAGAGTTACGCCCAGAGGATTCCCCAGCGCTTAAAATAACTGCAGAGTCACAGGCGGCATTGATGTCATATGCATGGCCCGGAAACATTCGCGAACTGCGAAATGTGATGGATCGAGCCATTGCGCTGAGCAACAGTGATGAAATCACAACAGCAGATCTTCCCGAACGAATTCGCAGCCAGGGGAAAATTGACTCCCCGGTTCACGAGGCAGTGCCGATCCTGAAAGCTTCGATTGATCTCGTCGAACCTCAAAGTGAATCGAAGGAAGTCCAGACACGCGAAGAAGCCATCGATCAAGCGGAGCATCAATATCTCGTTGGACTTCTCAAAGCATGTTCAGGAAACGTTTCTGAAGCAGCGCGTCAGGCAAATTTGTCGCGTCAAGGATTACATAAGCTTCTTAATAAGCACGATCTTAAAGCTGCAGAGTTTCGCAATCCCGTTGAGAAAAACGGCGAGTAA
- the lpxD gene encoding UDP-3-O-(3-hydroxymyristoyl)glucosamine N-acyltransferase, which produces MPITINTLAQHISGEVLGNGEILVSDVASLETAGSDNVSYLDSRKQLRPALNSAAGAIITTAKLSEEFQRRGSTCVLILVDQPQQAFIEAMLHFRPQAPRNRCGVSEYAHIDESAVLGEGCDIYPNAWIGKNVRLGDRCEIGPGAVIADNVTIGDDCVIHANAVIYRDVEIHDRVIVHANAVIGADGFGYRFVNGAFVRIPHTGSVIVQNDVEVGACTTIDRGMIHSTVIGEGTKLDNQVMIAHNCQIGRHNAFASQVGLAGSCTTGDYVQMGGQVGVADHVNIGPGTKFGGKSGVIWDMPAGGTFHGIPAINEKDCIRNHFSIQKLPELRDQVKQLSEQLAELKAQLADSSQTDQSSQRSAA; this is translated from the coding sequence ATGCCGATCACAATCAATACACTCGCACAACATATTTCGGGAGAAGTTCTCGGAAACGGAGAGATTCTCGTTTCGGACGTTGCTTCGCTGGAAACTGCAGGTTCTGACAACGTTTCCTATCTCGATTCCAGAAAACAACTTCGGCCTGCGCTGAACAGTGCAGCTGGTGCGATTATCACCACTGCGAAGCTCTCCGAAGAATTTCAGCGACGCGGTTCGACATGCGTTCTGATTCTCGTCGACCAGCCTCAACAAGCTTTCATCGAGGCCATGCTGCACTTCCGCCCACAAGCCCCTCGGAACCGGTGTGGCGTTTCTGAGTATGCTCACATCGACGAATCAGCAGTCCTCGGCGAAGGCTGTGACATCTACCCGAATGCCTGGATCGGCAAAAACGTCCGATTGGGTGATCGCTGTGAAATTGGCCCCGGAGCTGTCATCGCCGACAACGTCACCATTGGTGACGACTGTGTGATTCATGCGAATGCAGTGATCTACCGGGATGTCGAAATTCATGACCGCGTGATTGTGCATGCGAATGCAGTCATCGGCGCTGACGGATTTGGATACCGCTTCGTCAATGGAGCATTCGTTCGCATTCCGCACACGGGATCGGTGATCGTTCAGAACGATGTCGAAGTCGGTGCTTGCACGACGATCGATCGCGGTATGATTCACTCGACTGTGATTGGTGAGGGAACCAAACTCGACAATCAGGTCATGATCGCACACAACTGTCAAATCGGAAGACACAACGCGTTTGCATCGCAGGTCGGATTAGCAGGCTCCTGCACAACTGGTGACTATGTCCAAATGGGTGGACAGGTCGGCGTGGCCGATCATGTGAACATCGGACCGGGTACAAAATTCGGTGGAAAGTCGGGAGTCATCTGGGATATGCCAGCTGGCGGGACCTTCCACGGAATCCCTGCGATCAACGAAAAAGACTGCATTCGAAATCACTTCTCGATTCAGAAGCTTCCGGAACTCCGCGACCAAGTCAAACAACTCTCTGAACAACTCGCCGAACTCAAGGCGCAGTTGGCTGACTCATCTCAGACCGATCAAAGTTCTCAACGATCGGCTGCTTGA
- a CDS encoding ATP-binding protein, whose amino-acid sequence MPYSSFRDRSLNDVYFRAVANFTYDWESWHDPDGKLVWVNDAVNRMTGFSPTECLQMEDYPLPIVFEDDRTKVEEMLRSAVAGESRNDVEFRIRTAAGEVRWMAVSWQPMHADDGQHLGIRTSVRNITERQSLREQLRLYAEHLEQLVEERTARIATLEKHRQQMEKLAALGELAAGVAHEVNNPLAGIRNAFALFRSSIDPEHEHFDLLDMVDREIERISSIIHQMYQLYRRNPQQPVDFSLSNTIRDVLCLLEPVAGRRKVELNVSPPEVTEILRLPEGEVKQVLINLVRNAIQASPVNSVVTIAVTSDSKSTEIKVIDHGSGIDEKVLPHIFEPFFTTKGELKEGMGLGLAVSKTLVETMGGTLEVETEIGKGSTFRVVLPAFTAGELS is encoded by the coding sequence ATGCCATATTCATCATTTCGAGATCGTTCGTTGAACGATGTCTATTTCCGTGCTGTCGCAAACTTCACCTACGACTGGGAGAGTTGGCACGATCCCGATGGAAAGCTCGTTTGGGTCAATGATGCCGTCAACAGAATGACCGGCTTTTCGCCGACCGAATGTCTTCAGATGGAAGATTACCCTCTTCCAATTGTGTTCGAAGACGACCGGACAAAAGTCGAAGAGATGTTACGCTCAGCTGTTGCGGGGGAATCTAGGAACGATGTCGAGTTCCGGATTCGGACGGCTGCCGGAGAAGTTCGGTGGATGGCTGTTTCCTGGCAGCCGATGCACGCTGACGATGGTCAACATCTCGGGATTCGAACAAGTGTCCGAAATATTACGGAGCGGCAAAGCCTGCGCGAACAGTTGAGGCTCTATGCGGAACACCTCGAGCAGTTAGTCGAAGAACGAACGGCTCGGATCGCGACGTTAGAAAAACATCGCCAGCAGATGGAGAAACTGGCAGCACTCGGGGAACTCGCGGCTGGTGTTGCCCATGAGGTGAACAATCCGCTCGCCGGAATTCGCAATGCGTTCGCGCTCTTTCGCTCGAGCATTGATCCGGAGCACGAACACTTCGATCTCTTGGATATGGTCGACCGAGAAATTGAACGCATCAGTTCAATCATTCATCAGATGTATCAACTTTACCGTCGGAATCCGCAACAACCGGTGGATTTTTCTCTCTCGAACACGATCCGGGATGTGCTTTGTCTGCTGGAACCGGTCGCTGGTCGACGAAAGGTTGAGCTGAATGTCAGTCCGCCCGAGGTCACAGAGATTTTGCGTCTGCCTGAAGGGGAGGTGAAGCAAGTTTTGATCAACCTCGTCAGAAATGCGATTCAAGCATCTCCGGTGAATTCAGTCGTGACGATCGCTGTCACTTCTGATTCGAAGTCGACAGAGATCAAAGTCATCGATCACGGAAGCGGGATCGACGAAAAAGTTCTCCCTCACATTTTTGAGCCCTTCTTCACAACCAAAGGAGAGTTGAAGGAAGGGATGGGGTTGGGGCTGGCTGTTTCCAAGACGTTGGTGGAAACAATGGGTGGGACTCTGGAGGTCGAGACTGAGATCGGAAAAGGCAGCACGTTTCGAGTTGTCCTCCCGGCCTTCACGGCCGGGGAACTCTCTTGA
- a CDS encoding thioesterase family protein encodes MAEFIARRRVEFANTDMAGIVHFSNFYRWMEEAEHEYFRSLGLTIMQKRSDGSYIGWPRVSASCHFEAPAFHEDELEIRLRVERIGYKSLTFYAEFFRGDKRLAYGRMKTACCICGIEGSLESIQIPEEYRAVIEETPAS; translated from the coding sequence ATGGCGGAGTTTATTGCACGCAGGCGAGTTGAATTCGCCAACACTGATATGGCTGGCATTGTCCACTTTTCCAACTTCTATCGCTGGATGGAAGAGGCAGAGCACGAGTACTTTCGCTCGCTTGGACTGACGATCATGCAGAAACGGTCCGATGGAAGCTACATCGGCTGGCCCCGAGTCTCTGCGTCGTGCCACTTTGAAGCCCCAGCTTTTCATGAAGATGAACTGGAGATCCGCTTGCGCGTTGAGAGAATCGGCTATAAGTCGCTGACGTTCTATGCAGAGTTCTTCCGGGGAGATAAACGTCTCGCTTACGGAAGAATGAAGACTGCCTGCTGCATCTGCGGAATTGAAGGATCGCTTGAGTCGATTCAGATTCCGGAGGAGTATCGCGCAGTGATCGAAGAAACACCGGCGAGTTGA
- a CDS encoding DUF1207 domain-containing protein has product MNSFVPAMTDQEPKTRIKRSATAQEYGLKTLILVCCGLLWLCAHTQPVDAEDDCLPPLVLPPVESFSATTSENSLFSPFLTHCDQSDWCWTFLPQGFLYTTYWASSAEPRLSVKLIEEKTMGSLLDSSIAGRVGFVRFGSRNRLEGWQFDLLAGVNLRQDPESHLDMQATDYRYDLPLTYRNGPHAFKLGFYHVSSHRGDEYLVTNQTLERYNFLRDVFNFGYSYYPVPELRLYGEIGYGFNVDVSEPLEFQFGFDYGPAQATRIYGAPFAALNVHLREELNYGGNVAVQLGWAWRGFSKASGILRSGLYYYDGGSSQFSFYDQHESQIGWGLWYDF; this is encoded by the coding sequence ATGAACTCTTTTGTCCCGGCAATGACCGATCAAGAGCCAAAGACTCGCATCAAACGTTCTGCAACTGCACAAGAATACGGCCTGAAAACCCTCATTCTCGTCTGTTGTGGATTGCTGTGGCTGTGTGCTCACACTCAACCGGTTGACGCTGAAGACGACTGCCTTCCCCCGCTCGTACTGCCGCCGGTTGAGTCATTCAGTGCGACCACAAGTGAAAATTCTCTCTTCAGCCCGTTTCTCACTCACTGCGACCAGAGCGACTGGTGTTGGACTTTCCTGCCTCAGGGATTTCTATACACCACATATTGGGCCAGTTCGGCTGAACCGCGGCTCTCGGTGAAATTGATCGAAGAGAAAACGATGGGATCGCTCCTCGATTCTTCGATTGCTGGCCGCGTGGGATTTGTCCGATTCGGCTCTCGGAACCGGCTGGAAGGCTGGCAGTTCGACCTGCTCGCAGGAGTCAATTTGCGACAGGACCCCGAAAGCCATCTCGACATGCAGGCGACCGATTATCGCTACGATCTTCCGCTCACTTACCGGAACGGCCCGCATGCTTTTAAGTTAGGTTTTTATCACGTCAGCTCTCATCGCGGAGACGAATATCTCGTCACCAACCAGACCCTTGAGAGGTACAACTTTCTGCGTGATGTGTTTAACTTCGGCTATTCGTATTACCCCGTTCCTGAATTGCGTCTCTATGGGGAAATCGGATACGGATTTAACGTTGATGTTTCTGAGCCGCTCGAGTTTCAATTCGGCTTCGACTATGGCCCTGCTCAGGCGACACGAATCTATGGAGCACCATTCGCTGCACTCAATGTTCATCTTCGCGAAGAACTCAACTACGGCGGCAATGTCGCCGTGCAACTCGGTTGGGCGTGGCGTGGGTTCTCGAAAGCCTCGGGAATTCTTCGCTCAGGCTTGTATTACTACGACGGCGGCAGCTCTCAGTTTTCGTTCTACGATCAGCACGAATCCCAAATCGGCTGGGGTCTCTGGTACGACTTCTAA